From the Cryptomeria japonica chromosome 2, Sugi_1.0, whole genome shotgun sequence genome, one window contains:
- the LOC131034067 gene encoding trihelix transcription factor GT-3b, giving the protein MMMGGGGEGEGGGMGIGMGMGMGMGMGMGMGMGGVMAALPLQLTPTVAISGEHVNNNSNINNKKDDSRIPQWGFHETKEFIAIRAELEKDFTQTKRNKTLWELIAAKMKEKGYRRSSEQCKCKWKNLVNRYKGKETSDPENGRQCPFFDELHAIFTERAKNMQRLLLESEGGSGQPKKKLKRLKGLQGEKSSDEYSDDDDEDEEESEEEQRLMRNKKRKADRERQRVTAEKSRANSMQEVLQDFFQQQQRIEMQWRESIERREQERRMVEQEWRQAMEKLERERILMEQNWREREEQRRIKEEGRAEKRDALLNALLNRLIREEL; this is encoded by the exons ATGATGATGGGCGGTGGGGGAGAAGGTGAAGGAGGAGGAATGGGTATTGGGATGGGCATGGGTATGGGAATGGGCATGGGCATGGGTATGGGAATGGGAGGTGTCATGGCTGCCCTGCCTCTGCAATTAACCCCCACTGTGGCAATCTCAGGGGAGCATGTTAACAACAATAGTAATATCAATAACAAGAAAGATGATAGTAGGATTCCTCAGTGGGGTTTCCATGAGACCAAAGAATTCATTGCAATCAGGGCAGAACTTGAGAAGGATTTTACACAGACAAAGAGGAACAAAACTCTCTGGGAGCTCATTGCtgcaaagatgaaggagaagggTTACAGGAGAAGCTCAGAACAGTGCAAATGCAAATGGAAGAACTTGGTCAATCGGTACAAG GGTAAGGAGACTTCTGATCCAGAAAATGGTAGACAATGCCCATTTTTTGATGAATTGCATGCTATATTCACAGAACGTGCAAAGAACATGCAACGACTCTTGCTAGAATCTGAAGGTGGAAGTGGTCAACCCAAGAAAAAGCTCAAAAGATTGAAGGGTTTACAGGGGGAGAAATCTTCAGATGAATATTCTGATGACgacgatgaggatgaagaagaaagtgAGGAGGAACAACGCCTAATGAGAAACAAGAAAAGGAAGGCTGATCGGGAACGTCAGAGAGTGACTGCAGAGAAGAGTCGGGCAAATAGTATGCAGGAAGTTCTCCAGGATTTTTTTCAACAGCAACAGCGCATAGAAATGCAGTGGCGTGAATCTATTGAAAGGAGAGAACAGGAGAGGCGCATGGTTGAGCAAGAGTGGCGGCAAGCTATGGAAAAGCTGGAGCGAGAACGAATACTTATGGAGCAAaattggagagagagagaagagcaaAGGCGCATTAAGGAAGAAGGACGTGCAGAAAAAAGAGATGCCCTTTTGAATGCTTTGCTTAATAGATTAATTCGTGAGGAACTATGA